One window from the genome of Candidatus Synechococcus calcipolaris G9 encodes:
- a CDS encoding Spy/CpxP family protein refolding chaperone: MIKQSLALVAILGTLAPTVMVATPSFAQSEGQPSRGRWGDRQPGEGLSNLNLTPEQTQQMQAVRQQYQGQMEQTHNQLQTARNQMKELMNSGASESQIQAKFREVQELQNRMANLRFESMMAVRSILTPEQRQQLTTQMQQRRQQRQNAPGASRQPRSN; this comes from the coding sequence ATGATTAAGCAATCCTTAGCTTTAGTGGCTATTTTAGGAACCCTGGCCCCCACAGTTATGGTTGCCACCCCTAGCTTTGCCCAGTCCGAGGGTCAGCCTAGTCGTGGCCGCTGGGGCGATCGCCAGCCGGGTGAGGGCCTGAGCAATTTGAATCTCACACCTGAGCAAACCCAGCAAATGCAAGCGGTACGACAACAGTACCAAGGTCAAATGGAGCAAACCCACAACCAACTGCAAACCGCCCGTAATCAAATGAAGGAACTCATGAACAGCGGTGCCAGCGAAAGCCAAATCCAGGCAAAGTTTCGGGAGGTTCAAGAATTACAAAACCGGATGGCCAATTTGCGTTTTGAGAGCATGATGGCGGTGCGATCCATTCTCACCCCAGAACAACGCCAGCAGTTGACCACCCAAATGCAGCAACGGCGGCAGCAACGCCAAAATGCCCCTGGGGCCTCGCGGCAGCCTCGGAGTAACTAG
- a CDS encoding sigma-70 family RNA polymerase sigma factor — protein MGIEPNGGVARLKTQNVIGTIPFMGLSLPLTLMSPMAVPSNKTVANVKTVTDPDWPAIQQCLAGHPQGFRQLYQRHHQRVRSLLFQLCGAVALDDLVQDVFVRAWKGLPKLKHEAKFSTWLYRITWNVACDYRRQQASQRSRQEKMAYESETLAPGPDLKQLHYQDLVQRGLAELHLDHRSVLVMHDLQGLAQKDIAEILRIPVGTVKSRLFRARGYLRTFFEAAGVTL, from the coding sequence ATGGGCATTGAACCCAATGGGGGTGTGGCTCGTCTGAAGACTCAGAATGTGATTGGAACGATACCCTTTATGGGCCTGTCTCTACCCTTAACCCTAATGTCACCAATGGCGGTTCCTTCTAATAAGACGGTGGCTAATGTCAAGACGGTGACTGATCCAGATTGGCCAGCCATTCAACAGTGTTTGGCAGGTCATCCCCAAGGTTTTCGGCAGTTGTACCAGCGGCATCACCAACGGGTGCGATCGCTGCTGTTTCAACTCTGTGGCGCGGTGGCGTTGGATGACTTGGTACAGGATGTCTTTGTGCGGGCCTGGAAGGGTCTGCCCAAGCTCAAGCATGAGGCCAAGTTTTCCACCTGGCTTTACCGCATTACCTGGAATGTGGCCTGTGATTACCGCCGTCAACAGGCAAGCCAGCGATCGCGGCAGGAAAAAATGGCTTACGAAAGTGAGACCTTAGCTCCTGGCCCGGACTTGAAGCAATTGCACTACCAGGATCTGGTGCAGCGAGGGTTAGCCGAGTTGCATTTGGATCATCGCAGTGTTCTAGTGATGCACGATCTCCAAGGTCTTGCCCAAAAGGATATTGCCGAGATTCTCCGTATTCCGGTGGGTACGGTTAAGTCGCGCCTATTCCGGGCCCGGGGTTATCTACGCACGTTTTTTGAAGCCGCGGGAGTCACCCTATGA
- the ilvB gene encoding biosynthetic-type acetolactate synthase large subunit: MRATGAYILINSLCRHGVKHIFGYPGGAILPIYDEVYRAEERGEIKHILVRHEQGASHAADGYARATGQVGVCFATSGPGATNLVTGIATAHMDSIPMVVITGQVGRAAIGTDAFQETDIFGITLPIVKHSYVVRQPEDMARIIAEAFFIASTGRPGPVLVDIPKDVGLQECTYEPVEPGSVKLPGYRPTVRGNSRQIAQALKLIQESERPLLYVGGGAITDAAHDEILALAETFQIPVTTTLMGKGAFPENHDLSLGMLGMHGTAYANFAVSECDLLIAVGARFDDRVTGKLDEFASRAKVIHIDIDPAEVGKNRTPEVPIVGSVKPTLQNLLTLIQRGPGVAITTQAWIHQISAWKQDYPLVVPQPEGQLSPQEVIYELGLQAPDAYFTTDVGQHQMWAAQFLRNAPRRWISSAGLGTMGYGMPAAMGVKVALPDQQVICVSGDASFQMNLQELATLAQYGIAVKTVIINNFWQGMVRQWQQAFYQERYSHSSMAPGMPDFVKLAEAFGVKGMILRDRHDLKEAVAEMLAYDGPVLMDAHVIRDENCYPMVAPGKSNAQMIGLPERHTLEKAAELIYCSHCGAKTVSTHRFCPECGSKL, from the coding sequence GTGCGAGCGACTGGAGCCTACATTCTCATCAATAGCCTTTGCCGTCACGGCGTTAAGCACATTTTTGGCTATCCCGGCGGGGCCATTCTGCCGATTTATGATGAAGTGTATCGGGCGGAAGAACGGGGCGAAATCAAGCATATTCTGGTTCGCCATGAACAGGGTGCATCCCATGCCGCCGATGGCTATGCCCGCGCTACGGGGCAGGTGGGGGTCTGTTTTGCCACCTCTGGCCCTGGGGCAACCAATCTAGTGACGGGCATTGCCACGGCCCACATGGATTCCATTCCCATGGTGGTAATTACGGGCCAAGTTGGGCGGGCCGCCATTGGTACGGATGCCTTCCAGGAAACGGATATTTTTGGCATTACCCTACCCATTGTCAAGCATTCCTATGTGGTGCGCCAACCGGAAGATATGGCCCGCATCATCGCCGAAGCCTTTTTTATTGCCAGTACGGGCCGCCCTGGCCCCGTTTTAGTAGATATCCCCAAGGATGTGGGACTTCAGGAATGTACCTATGAGCCGGTGGAACCGGGTTCGGTTAAATTACCGGGCTATCGGCCAACGGTACGGGGAAATTCCCGCCAGATTGCCCAGGCCCTTAAACTCATTCAGGAGTCAGAACGGCCTCTTCTTTATGTGGGAGGTGGTGCCATTACCGATGCCGCCCATGATGAAATTTTGGCATTGGCAGAAACCTTTCAAATTCCGGTGACAACCACCCTGATGGGGAAAGGAGCCTTCCCGGAAAACCATGACCTATCCCTGGGAATGTTGGGAATGCATGGAACCGCCTATGCCAACTTTGCGGTGAGTGAATGTGATCTCCTCATTGCGGTGGGGGCCCGTTTTGACGATCGCGTCACCGGAAAACTGGATGAATTTGCCTCCCGGGCCAAGGTCATTCACATTGATATTGATCCGGCGGAAGTCGGTAAAAATCGCACTCCAGAGGTGCCCATTGTTGGCAGTGTCAAGCCAACCCTGCAAAATTTACTCACCCTGATCCAACGTGGTCCAGGGGTAGCCATAACAACCCAGGCTTGGATTCATCAAATTAGTGCCTGGAAGCAGGATTATCCCCTTGTCGTTCCCCAGCCTGAGGGCCAGCTTTCGCCCCAGGAAGTCATCTATGAGTTGGGACTGCAAGCACCGGATGCCTACTTCACAACGGACGTGGGCCAGCATCAAATGTGGGCCGCTCAATTTTTGAGAAATGCTCCCCGCCGTTGGATTTCCAGTGCGGGCTTGGGGACAATGGGCTATGGAATGCCGGCGGCTATGGGGGTCAAGGTGGCTCTGCCAGATCAACAGGTGATTTGCGTCAGTGGGGATGCCAGCTTCCAGATGAACCTACAGGAACTAGCCACCCTGGCCCAGTATGGAATTGCCGTTAAAACCGTGATCATTAATAACTTCTGGCAGGGGATGGTACGGCAGTGGCAGCAGGCCTTTTACCAGGAACGCTATTCCCACTCCAGTATGGCCCCAGGGATGCCGGATTTTGTCAAACTTGCCGAAGCCTTTGGGGTGAAGGGCATGATCCTGCGCGATCGCCATGATCTTAAAGAGGCCGTTGCGGAAATGCTCGCTTACGATGGCCCCGTCCTCATGGATGCCCACGTCATTCGCGATGAAAACTGCTATCCCATGGTGGCTCCAGGGAAGAGTAACGCCCAAATGATTGGCCTACCGGAGCGGCACACCCTCGAAAAAGCGGCCGAACTCATCTATTGCTCCCATTGTGGAGCCAAGACCGTTTCAACCCATCGGTTTTGCCCAGAGTGTGGCAGTAAACTTTAG